In Scleropages formosus chromosome 20, fSclFor1.1, whole genome shotgun sequence, a single window of DNA contains:
- the mrpl27 gene encoding large ribosomal subunit protein bL27m yields the protein MAVVPFILRSKTEILFETVFQSQLAVFARFASKKAGGSSKNYGSGSPGRRYGYKRMDGNFVHAGNILATQRAIRWHPGAHVGMGTNKTLYALEDGTVRYTKEVYIPGPRTIEALRLIRKLPEGAVLYKTFINVVPVKQEGKFKLVGML from the exons ATGGCGGTTGTGCCCTTCATTTTGCGCTCCAAAACAG agATACTGTTTGAAACAGTGTTTCAGAGTCAGTTGGCAGTTTTTGCAAGGTTTGCTTCCAAGAAAGCAGGGGGAAGCAGCAAAAATTATGGTTCAGGCAGTCCTGGTCGCAGATACGGATACAAGAGGATGGATG GAAACTTTGTCCATGCTGGCAATATACTAGCAACGCAGCGTGCTATTCGCTGGCACCCAGGAGCACAT GTTGGCATGGGGACCAACAAAACACTATATGCCCTTGAAGATGGCACCGTCAGATATACAAAGGAGGTGTATATACCTGGACCTCGCACTATTGAAGCACTCAGACTTATCAGAAAACTTCCTGAAGGAGCTGTGCTCTACAAGACATTCATCAATGTTGTTCCAGTCAAACAGGAGGGAAAATTCAAACTAGTGGGCATGTTGTGA
- the eme1 gene encoding crossover junction endonuclease EME1, giving the protein MGGSLEEDQSTSSSDLEDLPSYGFLRAGCSQSDGIQRKPADVMVIDSLDFEAPSLLPAAAAAVGGGGQKDIMMVSSESEEEEVYVPLAVRLRRHLGGSTTSSPILEPGQTLQTFAGQPSTSALQHQHNSSSELVVQGFGLFMETTTSSPKKKAAKRTMAEIKAHREDALKTRVNKETHRLELERQRAEKKALTDAAKAIRPKECIKHMVVSVDPALLQLEGGGALLTSLQALGCSCAIEKQIVPRSVTWTRRTPSAQAGEEHRALQSHAVIHVPVNDFISMVHNYNQEQRGVAVDCGQTLTGWTCLLLAQSTGHNPSLAVIDIEKYFRSQKSQNQRKYREAVQGNDLTAASGKGKKKKEGCEKLPDVSRVAVEEALVDLQLRTGVQVHFLATWKDFCDYIAMSTKAVAEAPFKREREKNCFSFCLESEWAGGQRVDRNGKGLLQVWKRQIQQLNRVSLDMASAIVTAYPSPQLLTEAYGRCRSDREKALLLSDLLIRRGEGVTSTTRRIGPELSKRLSWLMTSSNPEQVLDSMS; this is encoded by the exons ATGGGAGGCAGCCTGGAAGAGGACCAATCCACATCCTCCAGTGATTTGGAGGACCTGCCCAGCTATGGTTTCCTCAGAGCTGGATGCAGTCAGTCAGATGGCATTCAAAGAAAGCCAGCTGATGTGATGGTTATTGACAGTTTGGACTTTGAGGCCCCATCTCTActgcctgcagcagcagcagcagtaggagGAGGGGGGCAAAAGGACATCATGATGGTAAGCAGCgagagtgaggaggaggaagttTACGTACCACTTGCAGTGAGGCTGCGGCGGCACCTTGGAGGTTCGACTACATCTTCCCCCATCCTGGAGCCTGGACAGACCCTTCAAACCTTTGCAGGCCAGCCCAGCACATCTGCTTTGCAACATCAGCATAACAGCAGCTCAGAGCTAGTTGTCCAAG GATTTGGGCTGTTCATGGAGACAACCACCTCTTCTCCCAAGAAGAAGGCAGCGAAACGCACCATGGCAGAGATAAAGGCACATAGGGAGGATGCCCTGAAGACGAGGGTGAACAAGGAGACGCACAGGCTGGAGCTGGAGAGGCAGAGAGCTGAGAAGAAGGCTCTTACGGATGCCGCTAAGGCTATAAGGCCTAAGGAGTGCATCAAGCATATGGTGGTGTCCGTGGATCCAG CTCTGTTGCAACttgagggtgggggggcactCTTGACATCTCTCCAGGCCCTGGGCTGCAGTTGTGCTATCGAGAAACAGATTGTCCCCCGCAGTGTGACCTGGACCAGGAGAACTCCTAGTGCACAG GCTGGAGAGGAACACCGGGCTCTGCAGTCTCATGCAGTTATTCATGTGCCAGTAAATGACTTCATCAGCATGGTCCACAACTACAACCAG GAGCAGAGAGGTGTTGCAGTTGACTGTGGTCAGACTTTGACAGGCTGGACTTGCCTTCTTCTGGCCCAGAGCACTGGCCATAACCCTAGCTTGGCTGTTATTGACATAGAGAAATACTTCAG ATCACAGAAGTCACAGAATCAGAGGAAGTACCGTGAAGCAGTTCAAGGAAATGACCTGACAGCTGCTTCGGGgaaaggaaagaagaagaaggagggaTGTGAGAAGCTTCCAGATGTGTCCCGTGTGGCCGTAGAAGAG GCCCTGGTGGATCTGCAGCTGCGTACTGGGGTACAAGTGCATTTCCTGGCAACCTGGAAGGACTTCTGTGATTACATCGCAATGTCAACCAAGGCAGTTGCAGAGGCACCTTTCAA GAGGGAGCGGGAGAAGAACTGCTTCAGCTTCTGCTTGGAGAGTGAATGGGCAGGGGGTCAGCGGGTGGACCGGAATGGGAAGGGTCTGTTGCAGGTGTGGAAGCGCCAGATCCAGCAGCTGAACCGGGTCAGTCTGGACATGGCCAGTGCTATTGTCACAGCTTACCCTTCCCCACAACTGCTGACTGAG GCCTATGGCAGGTGCAGGTCAGACCGTGAGAAAGCATTGCTCCTCTCGGACCTGTTGATTCGCCGCGGAGAGGGCGTGACCTCCACGACTCGCAGGATTGGCCCAGAGCTCTCGAAACGTCTCTCCTGGTTGATGACATCATCAAACCCCGAGCAGGTTCTTGACTCCATGAGCTGA